One stretch of Oceanimonas pelagia DNA includes these proteins:
- a CDS encoding RimK family protein, whose product MTQLVLVVDELSAWAPYFPSENLVDFQTYLAQPPVKNAPRTRVINLCRTEKYLSNGYYCSLLAEARGQKVIPSVSTLNNLRNKGLFAFGFEGVSEALDAHFGGGEAGAKLKLKSCFGQCAVPGLESLCRELFERLPCPILELTFRRRSRWELTGLATLSPKELAGQEEDQFADALDKYSRIIWRQPRSAKRYRYDLAMLVNPDEALPPSDAGALKRFVRAGERAGVNVEMITRKDYQRLAEYDGLFIRETTAIDHHTFRFAQKAEHEGLVVIDSPSSILRCANKIFLAESFARNGVPAPKTLMVNPKQKDAADWLESELGYPLVLKIPDGAFSRGVYRVADRAQLADTLGKLRNASALVLAQEYFFTEFDWRIGVLNHQPIFACKYFMVKGHWQIYRHNDGKEADSGGFVTLPTHEAPPMVINAALKAVKPIGDGLYGVDIKEGKGRVAVIEVNDNPNIDHGVEDVFLKDRLYDMVIEDFVRRFEQERQAVVTKKARRDGR is encoded by the coding sequence ATGACACAACTGGTTCTGGTGGTGGATGAGCTCAGCGCCTGGGCGCCCTATTTTCCCAGCGAAAACCTGGTGGACTTTCAGACCTACCTGGCCCAGCCGCCGGTAAAAAACGCACCCCGCACCCGGGTGATCAACCTGTGCCGCACCGAGAAGTACCTGTCCAACGGTTATTACTGTTCGCTGCTGGCGGAAGCCCGGGGCCAGAAGGTGATTCCGTCGGTCTCCACCCTCAACAACCTGCGCAACAAGGGGCTGTTTGCCTTTGGTTTTGAGGGGGTGTCCGAGGCCCTGGACGCGCATTTTGGCGGCGGTGAGGCGGGAGCCAAACTTAAACTGAAAAGCTGTTTCGGCCAGTGTGCCGTGCCCGGACTTGAAAGCCTGTGCCGGGAGCTGTTTGAGCGGCTGCCATGCCCCATTCTGGAGCTGACCTTCAGGCGCCGCAGCCGCTGGGAGCTGACCGGTCTGGCCACCCTGTCGCCGAAGGAGCTGGCGGGGCAGGAAGAGGATCAGTTTGCCGACGCCCTCGACAAGTATTCCCGCATCATCTGGCGCCAGCCCCGCTCCGCCAAACGCTATCGCTACGATCTGGCCATGCTGGTGAACCCCGACGAAGCCCTGCCGCCGTCCGACGCGGGGGCACTGAAGCGCTTTGTGCGCGCCGGTGAGCGGGCCGGGGTGAACGTGGAAATGATCACCCGCAAGGACTACCAGCGGCTGGCGGAATACGACGGCCTGTTTATTCGCGAAACCACCGCCATCGACCATCACACCTTTCGTTTTGCCCAGAAGGCGGAGCACGAAGGCCTGGTGGTGATCGACTCGCCCAGCTCCATTCTGCGCTGCGCCAACAAGATTTTTCTGGCCGAGAGCTTTGCCCGCAACGGCGTGCCGGCGCCGAAAACCCTGATGGTCAACCCAAAGCAGAAGGATGCCGCCGACTGGCTGGAAAGCGAGCTGGGCTATCCCCTGGTGCTGAAGATTCCGGACGGGGCCTTTTCCCGGGGCGTGTACCGGGTGGCCGACCGGGCGCAGCTGGCCGATACCCTGGGCAAGCTGCGCAATGCCTCGGCGCTGGTGCTGGCCCAGGAGTATTTTTTCACCGAGTTCGACTGGCGCATCGGCGTGCTCAACCACCAGCCCATTTTTGCCTGCAAATACTTCATGGTGAAGGGGCACTGGCAGATCTACCGCCACAACGACGGCAAGGAGGCGGACTCCGGCGGCTTTGTGACCCTGCCCACCCACGAGGCACCACCCATGGTGATTAACGCCGCGCTCAAGGCGGTGAAGCCCATCGGCGACGGCCTGTATGGCGTGGACATCAAGGAAGGCAAGGGCCGGGTGGCGGTGATCGAGGTCAACGACAACCCCAATATCGATCACGGCGTGGAAGACGTGTTTCTGAAAGACCGGCTCTACGACATGGTGATCGAGGACTTTGTGCGCCGGTTTGAACAGGAGCGGCAGGCCGTCGTCACCAAAAAGGCCCGGCGCGACGGCCGCTAG
- the msrA gene encoding peptide-methionine (S)-S-oxide reductase MsrA, producing the protein MSDEVLGLLPSDFPDIDDSAFRHGGRRTLVLAGGCFWCTEAVYRQLDGVMDVISGYAGGEAHNANYQAVCTGTTRHAEAIQVVYDSDRIGPGTLLKVFFGIAHDPTQLNRQGHDTGTQYRSAVFWQNEQERELAKDYIALLEQAGAFKQPIVTTLEPLDAFYPAEDYHQDYAARNPNQPYIAAVAQPKVAKVHHYYKHRLKKDI; encoded by the coding sequence ATGAGCGACGAGGTTCTGGGCCTGTTGCCCAGTGATTTTCCCGATATCGACGACAGCGCCTTTCGCCACGGCGGCCGGCGCACCCTGGTGCTGGCCGGCGGCTGCTTCTGGTGCACCGAAGCGGTATACCGCCAGCTCGACGGCGTGATGGACGTGATCTCCGGCTATGCCGGCGGCGAGGCCCATAACGCCAACTACCAGGCGGTGTGCACCGGCACCACCCGCCATGCCGAGGCCATTCAAGTCGTCTACGACAGCGACCGCATCGGCCCGGGCACCCTGCTGAAGGTGTTTTTCGGCATCGCCCACGATCCCACCCAACTCAACCGCCAGGGCCATGATACCGGCACCCAGTACCGCTCGGCGGTCTTCTGGCAGAATGAACAGGAGCGCGAGCTGGCGAAAGACTATATTGCCCTGCTGGAGCAGGCCGGCGCCTTTAAGCAACCCATCGTAACCACCCTGGAGCCGCTCGACGCCTTTTATCCCGCCGAGGACTATCACCAGGATTATGCCGCCCGCAACCCCAACCAGCCCTACATTGCCGCCGTCGCCCAGCCCAAGGTGGCCAAGGTGCACCATTACTACAAACACAGGTTGAAGAAGGACATCTGA
- a CDS encoding helix-turn-helix domain-containing protein, translating into MLKRRRQELSLSQAEIAQKTGISARTVQRIENGESDMTLSQYRRFIHALNMTDMDVSVAMLKYQPVTAGDIAAAASTLSQRERNAVMNLIFDLAGISRP; encoded by the coding sequence GTGCTCAAACGGCGCCGACAAGAACTCTCCCTGTCACAGGCGGAGATAGCTCAAAAAACGGGCATTTCGGCCAGAACGGTGCAAAGAATCGAAAACGGAGAGAGTGACATGACGCTGAGCCAGTATCGGCGCTTCATTCATGCCCTGAACATGACCGACATGGACGTTTCGGTGGCCATGCTCAAGTATCAGCCGGTAACGGCCGGCGATATCGCGGCGGCTGCCAGCACCCTGTCGCAGCGAGAGCGGAACGCAGTCATGAACCTCATCTTTGACCTGGCTGGCATCAGCAGGCCATAA
- a CDS encoding alkaline phosphatase PhoX: protein MSRFERQDEQNHPRNQVPEFTQLVEKSLSRRRFLGGAAALGAAAFFAASPLSRAVAAATQGSPLLGFEAVPASTADTITVPKGYRVERLVSWGDALFGTVPEFNESGNSADAQAGQFGDNNDGMSFFALDDTTAILAVNNEYCNYATSFH, encoded by the coding sequence ATGAGTCGCTTTGAACGTCAGGACGAGCAGAACCACCCCCGCAATCAGGTTCCCGAGTTTACCCAACTGGTGGAAAAAAGCCTGAGCCGCCGTCGTTTTCTCGGTGGCGCCGCCGCCCTCGGTGCCGCCGCCTTTTTTGCCGCCTCTCCCCTTTCCCGGGCCGTGGCCGCCGCCACCCAGGGCAGCCCGCTGCTGGGCTTTGAGGCCGTACCCGCCAGCACCGCCGATACCATTACCGTGCCCAAAGGCTACAGGGTGGAGCGGCTGGTGTCCTGGGGCGACGCCCTGTTTGGCACCGTGCCCGAGTTCAACGAGTCCGGCAACAGCGCCGACGCCCAGGCCGGCCAGTTCGGCGACAACAACGACGGCATGAGCTTCTTTGCCCTCGACGACACCACCGCCATTCTGGCGGTCAACAACGAATACTGTAACTACGCGACTTCATTTCACTGA
- a CDS encoding TSUP family transporter, whose amino-acid sequence MELDLLTLGLLALAALLAGFIDAIAGGGGLITVPALLATGMPPTMALATNKLQSCFGSFSASFYYLRRGLIDWRIMKWAVACTFVGSMLGTLLVQRIDASVLEKVLPFLLAAFALYFLFSPRVGDEDRSRRLGVIPFALVVGTGVGFYDGFFGPGTGSFFALGFIALAGYSMGKATAHTKLLNFTSNFASLLFFMLGGQVVWIAGLAMAGGQFLGARLGSRMVVTRGTRMIRPMLVTVSLVMSARLLWQQYPQLFDWMG is encoded by the coding sequence ATGGAACTGGATCTGCTGACCCTGGGATTGCTGGCGCTGGCGGCGCTGCTGGCCGGCTTTATCGACGCCATTGCCGGCGGCGGCGGCCTGATTACGGTGCCGGCGCTGCTGGCCACCGGCATGCCGCCCACCATGGCCCTGGCCACCAACAAGCTGCAAAGCTGCTTCGGCTCCTTTTCGGCGTCGTTTTATTATCTGCGCCGGGGGCTGATCGACTGGCGCATCATGAAATGGGCGGTCGCCTGCACCTTTGTGGGCAGCATGCTGGGCACCCTGCTGGTGCAGCGCATCGACGCCTCGGTGCTGGAAAAGGTGCTGCCGTTTCTGCTGGCGGCCTTTGCCCTGTACTTCCTGTTCTCACCGCGGGTGGGTGATGAAGACCGCAGCCGGCGGCTGGGGGTGATCCCCTTTGCCCTGGTGGTGGGCACCGGTGTGGGTTTTTACGACGGTTTCTTCGGCCCGGGCACCGGCTCTTTTTTTGCCCTGGGCTTTATCGCCCTGGCCGGCTACAGCATGGGCAAGGCCACCGCCCATACCAAGTTGCTGAACTTTACCTCCAATTTCGCCTCGCTGCTGTTTTTCATGCTCGGCGGCCAGGTGGTGTGGATTGCCGGCCTGGCCATGGCCGGCGGCCAGTTTCTGGGGGCGCGGCTCGGCTCCAGAATGGTGGTGACCCGGGGTACCCGCATGATTCGCCCCATGCTGGTGACGGTGTCGCTGGTGATGTCGGCGCGCCTGCTGTGGCAGCAGTACCCGCAGCTGTTCGACTGGATGGGCTGA
- a CDS encoding GNAT family N-acetyltransferase/peptidase C39 family protein: protein MSAPVVRPALRTDITALLQLEARCFAQDRVSRRSFLRFIEHPQDVLLVAELNGALLGYVLVLFRRNTQLARIYSIAVSPDARGLGLGRTLLEAAEASAQARRAVFMRLEVRTDNIAAQNLYQRQGYRQFGIYHDYYEDHASALRYQKRIHHYHPLAGARAVPYYRQTTEFTCGPASLMMALSSLAPHHAPEPDLELQLWREATTIFMTQGHGGCGPHGLALAAHRRGFAVELVLNQDGPLFMNSVRSPDKKQVLERVHRQFIANLAQAGITPRVEHFTLDQLEQGLSAGRLPLVLISTYHLDGRKAPHWVLVCAMDREFVYIHDPDIDEAAGESPVDKQYLPIARERFDRLARYGQHALRALVWVANP, encoded by the coding sequence ATGTCCGCGCCTGTCGTGCGCCCCGCCCTGCGTACCGATATCACCGCCCTGCTCCAGCTTGAAGCCCGCTGCTTTGCCCAGGACAGGGTCAGCCGGCGCAGCTTTCTGCGCTTTATCGAACACCCCCAGGATGTGCTGCTGGTGGCCGAGCTGAATGGCGCCCTGCTTGGCTATGTGCTGGTGCTGTTTCGCCGCAACACCCAGCTGGCCCGCATCTATTCCATTGCGGTCTCGCCCGACGCCCGCGGCCTGGGGCTGGGCCGCACCCTGCTTGAAGCTGCCGAGGCCAGCGCGCAGGCCCGGCGCGCCGTGTTCATGCGTCTGGAAGTACGCACCGACAACATTGCCGCGCAAAACCTGTATCAGCGCCAGGGCTACCGCCAGTTCGGCATTTACCACGACTATTACGAAGATCACGCAAGTGCCCTGCGCTACCAGAAGCGCATTCACCACTACCATCCCCTGGCCGGCGCCCGCGCCGTGCCTTATTACCGCCAGACCACGGAATTTACCTGTGGCCCGGCCTCGCTGATGATGGCCCTGAGCAGCCTGGCTCCGCACCATGCTCCCGAGCCGGATCTGGAGCTGCAACTGTGGCGCGAGGCCACCACCATTTTCATGACCCAGGGCCACGGTGGCTGCGGCCCTCACGGGCTGGCGCTGGCGGCCCACCGGCGCGGCTTTGCGGTGGAGCTGGTGCTGAACCAGGACGGCCCGCTGTTTATGAACAGCGTGCGCAGCCCCGACAAGAAACAGGTGCTGGAGCGGGTGCACCGGCAGTTTATTGCCAACCTGGCCCAGGCGGGCATAACGCCCCGCGTTGAGCACTTTACCCTGGACCAGCTGGAGCAGGGCCTGAGTGCGGGCCGGCTGCCTCTGGTGCTGATCAGCACCTATCATCTGGACGGGCGCAAGGCGCCCCACTGGGTGCTGGTGTGCGCCATGGACCGGGAATTTGTTTATATTCACGATCCGGATATCGACGAGGCGGCGGGAGAAAGCCCGGTCGACAAGCAGTACCTGCCCATTGCCCGGGAACGCTTTGACAGGCTGGCCCGCTATGGCCAGCATGCGCTGCGCGCCCTGGTGTGGGTGGCCAACCCCTGA
- the btuC gene encoding vitamin B12 ABC transporter permease BtuC: MRGGAMSPGHLLGVQQRRYRHWLLGLGLLLMVAVLLSLQSGAVGVGLDALWRPVSALEQQVFWQLRLPRTLLAVLVGASLALCGAVLQVLLHNPLAEPGLIGISSGASLAAVLTLSLAGWLGWILPHWGVSLAAFAGALVVTVLLMLLARRRLGQGALLLFGVAVGIFANAMLTWLLYLADDASLRTFLFWMMGSLGYGQRLSWGWWLPAILALLWLVRQGGRLDLLALGEQQARLLGLNAHRLRPRLVLAVCLLTAFSVAMAGVIGFVGLVVPHLLRLLAGGRQRFLLPASALAGAALLVLADVVARQTLVTGELPIGAVTATLGAPVFVWLLVKRHADA, from the coding sequence ATGCGCGGGGGAGCGATGTCGCCGGGCCATTTGCTCGGTGTCCAGCAACGGCGCTACCGCCACTGGCTGCTGGGCCTGGGGCTGCTGCTGATGGTGGCAGTGCTGCTCAGCCTGCAGTCGGGCGCCGTGGGCGTGGGGCTGGACGCCCTTTGGCGGCCGGTGTCGGCACTGGAGCAACAGGTGTTCTGGCAGTTGCGGTTGCCGCGCACCCTGCTGGCGGTGCTGGTGGGGGCCAGCCTGGCGCTGTGCGGTGCCGTGCTGCAGGTGTTGCTGCACAACCCGCTGGCGGAGCCCGGGCTGATTGGCATATCCAGCGGCGCCAGCCTGGCGGCGGTGCTGACCCTGTCGCTGGCGGGCTGGCTGGGCTGGATCCTGCCTCACTGGGGGGTGTCGCTGGCGGCCTTTGCCGGTGCCCTGGTGGTGACGGTGCTGCTGATGTTGCTGGCCCGGCGCCGGCTGGGACAGGGCGCGCTGCTGTTGTTTGGCGTGGCGGTGGGCATTTTTGCCAACGCCATGCTCACCTGGCTGCTGTATCTGGCCGACGATGCCTCGCTGCGCACCTTTCTGTTCTGGATGATGGGCAGCCTGGGCTATGGCCAGCGCCTGTCCTGGGGCTGGTGGCTGCCGGCGATACTGGCCTTGCTGTGGCTGGTACGCCAGGGCGGCCGGCTGGACCTGCTGGCGCTGGGGGAACAACAGGCCCGGTTGCTGGGCCTGAACGCCCACAGATTGCGGCCCCGGCTGGTGCTGGCGGTGTGCCTGCTCACCGCTTTCAGCGTGGCCATGGCCGGGGTGATCGGTTTTGTGGGCCTGGTGGTGCCGCACCTGTTGCGGCTGCTGGCCGGCGGGCGCCAGCGGTTTTTGCTGCCGGCCTCGGCCCTGGCGGGCGCCGCCCTGCTGGTGCTGGCGGATGTGGTGGCGCGGCAAACTCTGGTGACCGGTGAGTTGCCCATCGGCGCCGTTACCGCCACCCTGGGGGCGCCCGTGTTTGTGTGGTTGCTGGTGAAACGCCATGCTGACGCTTGA
- a CDS encoding RNA-directed DNA polymerase, with protein MARTYNNLYPQIYDFNNLLSAYHKARKGKRSRNEVMRFHYDYEGNLIDIQNHLMWGSWRTGEYRHFTLYEPVYRVGAALPFRDRVLHHALVDVINPCFERSFITNTYACIKGRGTHVGADRAQAMLRKVKREHGVVYVFKGDISGYFYNINHAILRAIIRRRISCQRTLALIDEIIASSADPDDINPTGIPLGNLTSQLFANIYLAELDNFVKHVLREPNYMRYMDDFCIVHHDKEHLHHVRRQVEAFLADTLQLKTNRKTQVFPVDTQSGRALDFLGYRMWPTHRKLRKSSISRICRSLKRLQKMYARGEIDLEDVRPVVHSWLAHAKHADTHGLQRKILATFPMIRGQYGPIHDTGEEFYFDEHAASHEPQPDCSDHTGCWLDSPW; from the coding sequence ATGGCCAGGACGTATAACAACCTTTATCCGCAAATTTACGACTTCAACAACCTGCTTTCCGCTTACCACAAGGCCCGCAAGGGCAAGCGCAGCCGCAACGAGGTGATGCGCTTCCACTACGACTATGAGGGCAACCTCATTGATATTCAGAATCACCTGATGTGGGGATCCTGGCGAACCGGTGAATACCGGCACTTTACCCTGTACGAGCCGGTATATCGTGTTGGTGCGGCCCTGCCGTTCCGTGACAGGGTGTTACACCACGCCCTGGTGGACGTGATTAACCCCTGCTTTGAGCGCAGCTTCATCACCAACACCTATGCCTGCATCAAGGGGCGCGGCACTCACGTTGGTGCCGACAGAGCTCAGGCCATGCTGCGCAAGGTGAAGCGGGAGCATGGTGTGGTGTATGTGTTCAAGGGCGACATATCCGGCTACTTCTACAACATCAACCATGCCATTCTGCGGGCGATCATTCGACGCCGAATAAGCTGCCAGCGGACCCTGGCTTTGATTGATGAAATCATTGCCTCCAGCGCAGATCCGGACGATATTAACCCAACCGGCATTCCCCTGGGAAACCTGACGTCGCAGCTGTTCGCCAACATCTACCTGGCTGAGCTGGACAACTTCGTCAAGCATGTGCTGCGCGAGCCAAATTACATGAGGTATATGGATGACTTCTGCATCGTCCATCACGACAAAGAGCACCTGCATCACGTTCGGCGCCAGGTAGAGGCGTTCCTGGCTGACACGCTGCAGCTCAAGACCAACCGCAAGACCCAGGTATTCCCGGTGGACACCCAGAGTGGTCGCGCGCTCGACTTTCTCGGCTACCGAATGTGGCCCACCCACAGAAAACTCAGAAAAAGCTCCATCAGCCGTATTTGCCGAAGCCTCAAGCGCCTGCAGAAAATGTATGCCCGGGGCGAAATCGACCTAGAGGACGTGCGCCCGGTGGTACACAGCTGGCTGGCTCACGCCAAGCATGCCGACACCCATGGCCTGCAGCGGAAAATCCTGGCCACCTTCCCGATGATTCGGGGGCAATATGGACCCATACACGACACCGGCGAGGAGTTCTATTTCGATGAGCACGCTGCAAGCCATGAGCCACAGCCTGATTGCTCTGACCATACAGGCTGCTGGCTTGATAGTCCTTGGTGA
- the msrB gene encoding peptide-methionine (R)-S-oxide reductase MsrB codes for MAQTPSPYDLSPPGDAQRQALADKLTPEERRILLNQGTEPPFCGGLLDNHEQGCYFCRLCALPLFSSACKFESGSGWPSFYAPYHPDHIRELADMSHGMRRVEIRCARCDGHLGHVFPDGPPPTGLRYCLNSASLGFCTDGEPKPDPLKRGETGFL; via the coding sequence ATGGCCCAGACTCCCAGCCCTTACGATCTCTCGCCGCCCGGCGACGCCCAGCGGCAGGCCCTGGCCGACAAGCTGACCCCGGAAGAGCGCCGCATTCTGCTGAACCAGGGCACGGAGCCGCCCTTTTGCGGCGGCCTGCTCGACAACCACGAGCAAGGCTGCTATTTCTGCCGGCTGTGCGCCCTGCCGCTGTTTTCCTCCGCCTGCAAGTTCGAGTCGGGCTCCGGCTGGCCGAGCTTTTACGCCCCCTACCACCCGGATCACATTCGCGAGCTGGCAGACATGAGCCACGGTATGCGCCGGGTGGAAATTCGCTGCGCCCGCTGCGACGGCCATCTGGGCCACGTGTTTCCCGACGGCCCGCCGCCCACCGGCCTGCGCTATTGCCTGAACTCGGCGTCCCTCGGCTTTTGCACCGACGGCGAGCCCAAGCCGGATCCGCTCAAACGGGGCGAAACCGGCTTTCTGTAA
- a CDS encoding glycoside hydrolase family 19 protein has protein sequence MMLKHDEQGFLVGPREQTDELLDQLKLIRGELEAIRATLGDAKPQEAATTPASSPDVQRPPVVTPGGRHGGEPGSTLAATAALAPVVVLRQGDSYQHGGDTHFRQGDRSTSSSIALTDRQTINHSAPSAREAATTPASSPDVQRPPVVTPIGRVGPKRDENGRFVKASSPQSFGAARSDRDEKGRFVGSGDDDSAANELGLRTAIGDMGDRIAGAVHEMALNEEADPSVKAFNEVAQPLSRGFSKIFGGEGDKGQERWFRRIWRQMRESREAGRQESKQTITLLEDIEKQQGGKDRSGGGWFALALAPAMVLLRAILTALLPMALLKRLPAWLTGIGAGKGGPGAGKWAPGRAGGGAAAGATGAASAGAGRPGAPDARGAGSKPGMLRRAGRFARRVPVLGSLIGLGYMASDIYSSESSNDSRQQKDVSTGAAIGRGTGALGGAMAGGAAGAALGSVVPVVGNIVGGIVGAAVGAWLGESAGEVIGAQFGSWVADLRDSNFVQGMSDAWRTMTLFTGHLWGQVSGAVGELWGAMSETVGAAWSSVSSTVSSAWLATSDAVSATWDGIAGAITSTWDSAVGVMTSAWDSVTSKLEGWWDSISEAGQKVNDWIKEKTGIDVKETATAVYDSTASALKEAGGNAWSFVKKSASTVGEATGVSKAYRAIKRSANYAKNRSALEKQMAASGITDPAEQAMFMAQMDHESGGMTSLEESFNYRNADRLMAVSATARKKGPKAVQAAIDQGPEAVAELMYGGRMGNTEPGDGYKFRGRGFTQLTGRNNYEAASKDLGIDLVNNPDMAADPEVAAKIATWYWQQRPGLSDAAKRGDVEEVTRKINGGTNGLADRKAKTEQYLAEYRDRPIAPTSKPEAVALAQVDAPARATNSITRREITDPAEKAAALAELERDLAWMNESMGHGGEVTPEGLAGMTSPNVAPAARVPDSNLSQILLPPVSTSVDAARLPPMAMGVMAPAAPPAVAAAPNLTVPLRDNAKPKASRPPQDVSRDLPDRQIAHIVTGAYAAM, from the coding sequence ATGATGCTGAAACACGACGAACAGGGCTTTCTTGTCGGGCCCAGAGAGCAAACTGACGAGCTGCTGGACCAGCTCAAGTTGATCCGTGGCGAGCTGGAGGCCATCAGGGCTACCCTGGGTGATGCCAAGCCACAAGAGGCCGCCACCACTCCGGCGTCGTCGCCGGACGTTCAGCGCCCGCCGGTGGTAACGCCAGGTGGCAGGCATGGTGGTGAGCCTGGCTCAACCCTGGCCGCCACTGCCGCTCTTGCTCCTGTGGTCGTGCTTCGTCAAGGTGACAGCTATCAGCATGGTGGCGACACCCATTTCCGCCAGGGCGACCGGTCGACGTCAAGTTCCATTGCCCTCACCGACCGTCAAACAATCAACCATTCCGCTCCTAGCGCCCGAGAGGCCGCCACCACTCCGGCGTCGTCGCCGGACGTTCAGCGCCCGCCGGTGGTAACGCCGATAGGCAGGGTCGGTCCGAAAAGGGATGAAAACGGACGCTTTGTAAAGGCATCTTCTCCCCAGTCATTTGGCGCCGCTCGAAGTGATCGCGATGAAAAGGGGCGGTTTGTCGGCTCGGGTGATGATGACTCTGCCGCCAACGAGTTGGGGCTGCGAACGGCTATTGGCGACATGGGAGACCGGATCGCCGGGGCTGTGCACGAAATGGCCCTTAACGAGGAGGCCGACCCGTCGGTTAAGGCCTTCAATGAGGTGGCTCAGCCGCTCAGCCGCGGCTTCAGCAAGATTTTTGGCGGAGAGGGCGACAAGGGGCAGGAGCGCTGGTTTCGCCGGATATGGCGTCAAATGCGCGAGTCCCGGGAGGCTGGGCGCCAGGAGAGCAAGCAGACCATTACCCTGCTGGAGGATATCGAGAAGCAGCAGGGCGGTAAGGATCGCAGCGGTGGCGGCTGGTTTGCGCTAGCCCTGGCTCCCGCCATGGTGCTTCTGCGCGCCATCCTGACTGCGTTGCTGCCCATGGCGCTGCTGAAGCGACTACCGGCCTGGCTGACTGGAATCGGCGCCGGTAAGGGCGGCCCCGGGGCAGGAAAGTGGGCACCTGGTCGCGCTGGGGGTGGCGCGGCAGCGGGTGCGACAGGAGCGGCTTCTGCCGGTGCCGGCCGGCCTGGAGCCCCTGACGCTCGCGGCGCCGGTTCGAAACCGGGCATGCTGCGTCGCGCCGGGCGGTTTGCCCGCCGAGTGCCGGTATTGGGCAGCCTGATCGGGCTTGGCTACATGGCCAGCGATATCTACAGCTCCGAGTCCAGTAACGATTCACGGCAGCAGAAGGATGTGTCCACAGGCGCGGCCATTGGTCGCGGTACTGGTGCGCTGGGTGGCGCCATGGCCGGCGGCGCTGCCGGCGCGGCATTGGGCTCTGTGGTGCCGGTGGTGGGCAACATAGTTGGCGGCATTGTGGGTGCTGCCGTCGGTGCCTGGCTGGGTGAGTCTGCCGGTGAGGTAATTGGCGCTCAGTTCGGCTCCTGGGTGGCAGATCTGCGCGACTCCAACTTCGTGCAGGGCATGTCCGATGCCTGGCGCACCATGACGCTGTTCACCGGCCACCTGTGGGGGCAGGTGAGCGGTGCTGTGGGTGAGCTCTGGGGCGCCATGTCGGAAACCGTGGGGGCAGCCTGGAGCAGCGTATCCTCCACAGTGTCCAGCGCCTGGCTGGCCACGTCAGACGCTGTATCCGCCACTTGGGATGGCATTGCTGGAGCGATAACGAGCACTTGGGATAGCGCCGTTGGCGTGATGACGTCGGCCTGGGATAGTGTGACCAGCAAGCTGGAAGGGTGGTGGGATTCCATTTCCGAGGCCGGCCAAAAGGTTAATGACTGGATTAAGGAAAAAACCGGCATTGACGTTAAGGAGACTGCCACTGCCGTCTATGACAGCACCGCCAGCGCCCTAAAGGAAGCGGGCGGGAATGCGTGGAGCTTCGTTAAAAAGTCAGCGTCCACGGTGGGCGAGGCCACCGGCGTATCCAAGGCGTACCGCGCCATCAAGCGCAGCGCCAATTACGCGAAAAACCGCAGCGCCCTTGAAAAGCAGATGGCAGCATCCGGCATTACCGACCCCGCCGAGCAGGCCATGTTCATGGCGCAGATGGATCATGAGTCCGGCGGTATGACCAGCCTGGAAGAGAGCTTCAACTACCGCAACGCCGATCGCCTGATGGCGGTCAGCGCCACCGCCAGAAAGAAGGGTCCGAAAGCCGTGCAGGCAGCCATAGATCAGGGCCCGGAGGCGGTGGCTGAGCTGATGTATGGCGGGCGCATGGGTAACACCGAGCCCGGTGACGGCTACAAGTTTCGCGGACGCGGCTTCACCCAGCTCACTGGGCGAAACAACTACGAAGCGGCCAGCAAGGATCTGGGTATCGACCTGGTTAATAACCCGGACATGGCGGCAGACCCGGAGGTGGCGGCCAAGATTGCCACTTGGTACTGGCAGCAGCGCCCCGGCCTGTCAGACGCCGCCAAGCGTGGCGATGTGGAGGAGGTCACCCGCAAGATTAACGGTGGCACCAATGGTCTGGCCGATCGCAAGGCCAAAACCGAGCAGTACCTGGCCGAATATCGGGATAGACCGATAGCGCCCACATCCAAACCTGAGGCGGTGGCCTTGGCGCAAGTTGACGCGCCTGCCAGGGCAACAAACAGCATCACTCGCCGGGAAATCACAGATCCTGCCGAAAAGGCGGCGGCACTTGCTGAGCTGGAGCGGGATCTGGCGTGGATGAATGAGTCCATGGGGCATGGCGGCGAGGTTACACCAGAAGGCCTGGCCGGCATGACCAGCCCCAATGTTGCGCCGGCCGCCCGGGTGCCCGATAGCAACCTGAGCCAGATCCTGCTTCCGCCGGTATCGACCAGCGTGGATGCCGCTCGTCTGCCACCGATGGCTATGGGCGTCATGGCGCCCGCAGCGCCGCCCGCCGTGGCGGCCGCGCCTAACCTTACAGTGCCATTGCGCGACAATGCCAAGCCCAAGGCTTCACGCCCGCCGCAGGACGTTTCCCGTGACCTGCCCGATCGCCAGATCGCCCACATCGTCACCGGCGCCTACGCCGCGATGTAA